A genomic stretch from Natronogracilivirga saccharolytica includes:
- a CDS encoding IS3 family transposase, protein MKKSKHSETQILNMLSENEKGRKVSDLCREHGISQAAFYNWKSKYGGMQPNQLKKLKDMENELSQYKKMYAELAHQNHVLKDVCHRKKALRPAEKRELVDYARTEHKMSLRQACILFALSTSVYYYKAKRKPEDAEIRDKLAELAELHSQWGFWMMHYHLRENHHRWNHKRVYRIYTEMGLNLRRKYKKRLPARIKEPLVQPLELNMTWSMDFMSDGLECGRRFRTFNIIDDYNRESLNITLDTSINGKRVKRELDKLIGWRGTPERLRVDNGPEFLSDVLQQWGENHGIELVYIQAGKPSQNGYIERFNRTYRTEVLDNFAFETLDQARMLTLAWMWIYNNVRPHSSLGYRPPVRFLESRLGPGDFPTLQKDENLSYKSLVLTVAS, encoded by the coding sequence ATGAAAAAGTCAAAACACAGCGAAACTCAGATACTCAACATGCTCTCTGAGAACGAGAAAGGCCGCAAGGTCTCGGATTTGTGCCGTGAGCATGGGATCAGCCAGGCGGCCTTCTACAACTGGAAGAGCAAATATGGCGGCATGCAGCCCAATCAGCTCAAAAAGCTCAAAGACATGGAAAACGAGCTCAGTCAGTACAAGAAGATGTATGCCGAGCTGGCTCATCAGAACCATGTGCTCAAGGATGTATGTCATCGAAAAAAAGCTCTGAGACCAGCTGAAAAACGGGAGCTGGTCGATTACGCCCGTACCGAACACAAAATGAGCCTGCGGCAAGCGTGCATTTTGTTTGCCCTGAGCACCTCGGTTTATTACTACAAGGCCAAACGCAAGCCTGAAGACGCTGAAATACGAGACAAACTCGCAGAATTGGCCGAGCTTCACAGCCAGTGGGGTTTCTGGATGATGCACTACCATTTACGGGAAAATCATCATCGCTGGAATCATAAGCGGGTATACCGAATCTACACCGAGATGGGATTGAATCTGCGTCGCAAGTACAAGAAACGCCTCCCGGCGCGCATCAAAGAGCCCTTGGTGCAGCCGTTAGAGCTAAACATGACCTGGAGCATGGACTTCATGAGCGATGGTCTTGAGTGCGGTCGCCGTTTTCGAACCTTCAACATCATAGATGATTACAACCGGGAGTCTCTGAATATCACTTTGGACACGAGCATTAACGGCAAACGCGTAAAGCGCGAACTGGACAAGCTGATCGGCTGGCGGGGCACGCCGGAAAGACTTCGTGTGGACAATGGTCCGGAATTTTTGTCTGACGTACTTCAGCAGTGGGGTGAGAACCATGGTATTGAGCTGGTGTATATTCAAGCGGGTAAACCCTCGCAAAATGGCTATATTGAGCGGTTCAACCGGACCTATCGCACCGAGGTGTTGGATAATTTTGCTTTTGAGACTCTGGATCAAGCGCGCATGCTGACTCTGGCCTGGATGTGGATCTATAATAACGTGCGTCCTCACAGTTCACTGGGGTACCGGCCGCCGGTCAGGTTTTTGGAAAGTCGCCTGGGCCCAGGCGACTTTCCAACCCTGCAAAAAGACGAAAATCTTTCTTATAAATCCTTAGTTTTAACCGTAGCTAGTTAA
- a CDS encoding IS4 family transposase, with translation MYSGKTIFAQLMDVVPKYEFQKIVKRHKGNNRVRKLTCREQFICMCFGQLTFRDSLRDITTTLNALDGKRYHMGLSHKVPLSTLSDANSNRPWQMYQDLALVLIEHARKLYGKDQPGLEKAKQVFALDSTTIDLCLSLFPWAQFHHGKGAIKMHALMDLQGSIPVFIHITDGRVHDVNILDDIAIQPGAIYIMDRGYIDFTRLFKIHRQGGKFVIRAKKNLKFYRKNSIPVKIQQGLKCDQSIRLISPKTRTEYPEILRRVHVIDKENNQDIVILTNIESATAEQVAAYYKQRWQIELFFKWIKQNLRIKAFYGNSINAVKTQIWTAVCTYMILIIIHKRFELSVTLHTMMQVLSVSLLEYMTFKELFLNPKLTESMASNANQLGLFDF, from the coding sequence ATGTATTCCGGTAAAACAATCTTTGCTCAACTTATGGATGTTGTTCCCAAATACGAATTCCAGAAAATTGTGAAACGTCACAAAGGAAATAACCGTGTTCGTAAACTCACGTGTCGGGAACAATTCATCTGTATGTGTTTCGGTCAACTTACTTTCCGTGATAGTCTTCGCGACATAACGACGACATTGAATGCCCTTGATGGCAAGCGCTATCACATGGGTCTGAGCCATAAGGTCCCGCTGAGCACTCTTTCCGATGCCAATAGCAATCGGCCTTGGCAGATGTATCAGGATTTGGCGTTGGTACTCATAGAACATGCCCGCAAGCTGTACGGCAAAGATCAGCCTGGACTGGAAAAAGCCAAACAGGTTTTTGCCCTGGACTCCACAACCATCGATCTGTGTTTGTCGCTGTTTCCCTGGGCACAGTTCCACCATGGCAAAGGAGCTATTAAAATGCATGCACTCATGGACTTGCAGGGATCTATACCCGTATTCATTCACATTACTGACGGGCGGGTGCATGATGTGAATATCCTGGATGACATAGCGATTCAGCCCGGGGCTATCTACATCATGGATCGGGGATACATAGACTTCACCCGCCTGTTCAAAATTCACCGGCAAGGTGGGAAGTTCGTCATCCGGGCTAAGAAAAATCTGAAATTTTACCGTAAGAATTCCATTCCCGTTAAGATCCAACAAGGTCTGAAATGCGACCAATCTATTCGCCTGATCTCGCCCAAAACCAGAACAGAATATCCGGAGATCTTGCGCAGGGTACACGTGATCGACAAAGAGAACAATCAGGATATCGTCATACTTACCAACATAGAATCTGCTACTGCCGAACAGGTTGCCGCGTATTACAAACAACGCTGGCAGATCGAATTGTTCTTTAAATGGATCAAGCAGAACCTTCGAATTAAAGCCTTCTATGGGAACAGTATCAACGCCGTAAAGACCCAGATCTGGACGGCCGTTTGTACCTATATGATCCTGATAATTATCCATAAAAGGTTTGAATTAAGCGTTACATTGCACACAATGATGCAAGTGCTGAGTGTTTCATTATTGGAGTATATGACGTTTAAAGAGCTGTTTTTGAACCCCAAACTCACGGAAAGCATGGCATCAAATGCTAACCAATTGGGGCTCTTTGACTTTTAA
- a CDS encoding adenylyltransferase/cytidyltransferase family protein: protein MIIGYTTGVFDLFHIGHLNILKKSKSQCDYLVVGVTTDRLAKERKGKKPVIPFEERLEIVKNISHVDQVVAQVNMDKLKAWEEIKFHKMFVGSDWKGTDKWNNLENKFAKRGVEIVYFPYTENTSSTILRKVLQHTLKENH from the coding sequence ATGATAATAGGGTATACCACTGGAGTTTTTGATCTTTTTCATATTGGTCATCTAAACATCCTAAAAAAATCAAAATCTCAGTGTGATTATTTAGTAGTTGGAGTTACAACGGATAGACTTGCAAAAGAGCGCAAAGGGAAAAAACCAGTTATACCCTTTGAAGAGAGACTTGAGATTGTAAAAAACATTTCTCATGTTGACCAAGTAGTGGCTCAAGTTAATATGGATAAGCTTAAAGCGTGGGAAGAAATAAAATTTCATAAAATGTTTGTTGGTAGTGACTGGAAAGGTACTGACAAATGGAATAATCTGGAAAATAAGTTTGCTAAGCGAGGAGTTGAAATTGTTTATTTTCCATATACAGAGAACACATCTAGTACAATATTAAGAAAAGTGCTTCAGCATACTCTTAAAGAAAATCATTAA
- a CDS encoding IS30 family transposase, with the protein METHKRLTHYDRERIASLLLLDYKPAQIAKKLCRHRSVITREIRNNQCKKTGYSAYNAQRSSQKRALGRRKEQHKLRKNPELWKVVRKKLKLKWSPQQISGYLNRNYAHRPDMQISHESIYHFIFILPRGELKKSLLKCLRQQKSKRGRRNTEPGGQNKIPNMVSIHDRPQDIEGRQIPGHWEGDLMMGKNNQSALGTLVERKTRLTLLVPLDFHSSDYICMSFANRLSNLPERLRKSMTYDQGRELTHHESFSALSRANVYFCDPHSPWQRGTNENTNGLLRQYFPKGTDFNNVPDWVFEHVENELNERPRKIIDFQSPKEAFTELVALET; encoded by the coding sequence ATGGAAACACACAAACGACTCACCCACTATGATCGTGAACGAATCGCATCGTTGCTTCTTCTGGACTACAAGCCGGCACAAATTGCAAAAAAACTTTGTCGTCATCGCAGCGTAATCACACGTGAGATTCGAAACAATCAGTGCAAGAAAACCGGTTATTCAGCCTATAATGCTCAGCGAAGCAGCCAGAAGCGAGCTCTTGGAAGAAGAAAAGAACAACATAAACTTCGCAAGAACCCTGAACTATGGAAAGTTGTCCGGAAAAAGCTGAAATTGAAATGGAGTCCTCAGCAAATAAGCGGGTACCTCAACCGCAATTACGCACACCGCCCGGATATGCAGATCTCACACGAATCGATTTATCATTTCATCTTTATCCTGCCGAGAGGTGAACTCAAAAAATCATTGCTTAAATGCCTCAGGCAGCAAAAAAGCAAAAGAGGACGTCGCAATACAGAGCCTGGCGGGCAAAACAAAATTCCCAATATGGTCAGTATACATGACCGTCCACAGGACATTGAAGGTCGTCAGATTCCCGGTCATTGGGAAGGAGATCTGATGATGGGTAAAAACAATCAAAGTGCTTTGGGAACCCTGGTAGAACGCAAAACACGATTAACACTTCTTGTACCTTTGGATTTCCATAGCAGCGATTATATATGCATGAGCTTTGCAAACAGGCTTTCTAATTTGCCTGAGAGACTCAGAAAATCGATGACTTATGATCAGGGAAGAGAGTTGACCCACCATGAATCGTTCTCTGCTTTATCCAGGGCCAATGTCTATTTCTGTGATCCTCACAGTCCCTGGCAACGTGGTACCAACGAAAACACCAACGGACTTCTGCGTCAGTATTTCCCGAAAGGTACCGATTTCAACAACGTACCCGACTGGGTATTTGAGCATGTAGAAAATGAACTCAATGAACGCCCGAGAAAGATAATCGACTTTCAATCACCAAAAGAAGCTTTCACCGAACTTGTTGCGTTAGAAACTTGA
- a CDS encoding IS1595 family transposase — MCVICVFIAITHIKSAHIMNLMEFNERFPDEHSAMMAVKQLREKQGVICRKCGHDDHYWQRTIVSFQCKQCGARQRLRSGTIMEQSKLPYRMWLMTIHLVTATKKSFSALELQRQLGHNRYEPVWYMLQKIRSVMGKRDAKYQLAGYIELDDAFFEIGDPHQKPNKAGRGSTGKAGVLVAVESEPTENQFRRKNRKEGRKCGKLAMYVVPNINAAQVASLALAKIDAAATVHTDGHKSYNKLDQHVDRHHVTISNDPKRTSKLFPWVHTAISNAKRVIMGIHHSVHSPFLQNYLNEFCWKFNRRAVSSF; from the coding sequence ATGTGCGTTATATGTGTATTTATTGCAATTACTCACATTAAATCGGCACATATCATGAATTTGATGGAATTTAATGAACGATTCCCCGACGAGCACAGCGCTATGATGGCTGTTAAACAGCTTCGGGAAAAACAGGGTGTCATTTGCCGCAAATGCGGACATGACGACCATTATTGGCAGCGAACCATTGTATCGTTTCAATGCAAGCAATGTGGTGCGCGACAGCGCCTGCGCAGCGGAACGATCATGGAACAGTCCAAACTGCCTTACCGCATGTGGTTGATGACCATCCATCTGGTTACGGCCACCAAAAAAAGCTTTTCGGCTTTGGAACTTCAACGACAACTGGGTCATAACCGTTACGAACCGGTCTGGTATATGCTTCAAAAAATCCGCAGTGTCATGGGCAAACGCGACGCAAAATACCAGCTTGCCGGATATATTGAATTGGATGACGCTTTTTTTGAGATCGGTGATCCGCATCAAAAGCCCAATAAAGCCGGCCGCGGATCTACCGGCAAGGCCGGGGTTCTGGTGGCTGTAGAATCGGAGCCTACCGAGAACCAGTTTCGCAGAAAAAATCGCAAGGAGGGCCGCAAATGCGGTAAACTGGCCATGTATGTAGTTCCGAATATCAACGCCGCACAAGTTGCCTCGCTGGCACTTGCCAAAATAGATGCAGCGGCCACGGTACACACTGACGGCCACAAGAGTTACAATAAACTGGATCAACACGTAGACCGGCATCATGTTACCATATCCAATGATCCGAAACGGACCAGTAAACTCTTCCCCTGGGTCCATACGGCCATCAGTAATGCCAAGCGTGTGATAATGGGAATTCATCATAGTGTACATTCACCGTTTCTTCAGAACTATCTGAATGAATTCTGCTGGAAATTTAATCGCAGGGCGGTCTCAAGTTTCTAA
- a CDS encoding oligosaccharide flippase family protein yields MKSVLVGITGPALLTVKARFLSPEEFGYIAVILIIVGLFRLMESFGISQAIIQRDEVTIQESSTLFYFNMLLSIFMAALLYFFSPLIASFFSLPILEEYLRVVCIIVLVTGPSLLFRAYLEKMMLFKFLSLIEIARALLNLGFTTFFLVLDWGVLGVIYAQILTATLTTLAITGVAIYLKAAAISFYFKASKLIPFLRFGVFVSAKQLMSFATKRLDEVLIGYFLTSEILGIYHFGKNMLEKFRSLMTQSFGKVLFPVLTKLKNQPPKLSFAYQRISRYIAFGAFPVFAGIAVTAHLFVPVLFGEQWNDSIIIFQVFSVAVSLLILTTAVSTSLLYAVNKPDQVFYLDAATNTIYFLTLLLFASEGMLAVLLAYSGYVIYKSVIFQIYANKQLTDSIFSYISAVSTPAASSCVMVIVVLVFQLISNMVLSSSIQLVGSITIGIMVYVSMIWFFAWETLLQIKTALTKGEIA; encoded by the coding sequence TTGAAATCAGTATTGGTCGGTATCACCGGGCCGGCCTTACTCACAGTCAAGGCTCGCTTTCTTTCTCCAGAGGAGTTTGGTTACATTGCTGTTATCCTCATCATTGTCGGTTTATTTAGACTAATGGAAAGCTTTGGGATTAGTCAGGCAATTATCCAAAGGGATGAAGTTACAATACAGGAAAGCTCCACTCTTTTTTATTTCAACATGCTACTTAGCATTTTCATGGCTGCATTGTTGTACTTTTTTTCCCCTTTGATAGCTAGTTTTTTTTCATTACCTATTCTTGAAGAGTATCTCAGAGTAGTATGTATCATTGTCTTAGTAACTGGGCCATCTTTATTGTTTCGTGCTTATTTGGAAAAAATGATGCTTTTCAAATTTTTGTCTTTGATTGAAATTGCCAGAGCACTGTTGAACTTGGGATTCACCACATTTTTCCTCGTTTTAGATTGGGGTGTATTGGGTGTAATTTATGCTCAAATTTTGACTGCAACACTGACAACCTTGGCTATTACAGGCGTAGCGATTTACTTAAAAGCTGCTGCTATATCTTTTTATTTTAAAGCTTCAAAATTAATACCCTTTTTGCGTTTTGGAGTTTTTGTTTCGGCAAAGCAACTTATGAGTTTTGCAACTAAACGACTGGATGAAGTGCTGATAGGATATTTTCTAACATCGGAAATATTAGGAATTTACCACTTTGGAAAGAATATGTTGGAGAAGTTTAGAAGTTTAATGACTCAGTCTTTTGGAAAAGTTCTTTTTCCAGTTTTAACTAAACTAAAGAATCAACCCCCAAAGCTGAGCTTTGCTTACCAAAGAATTAGCAGATATATTGCATTTGGAGCTTTTCCGGTTTTTGCTGGCATAGCTGTAACAGCGCACCTTTTTGTGCCCGTTTTATTTGGTGAGCAATGGAATGACAGTATTATCATATTTCAGGTTTTTTCTGTGGCTGTATCTTTATTAATTCTTACCACAGCAGTGTCAACATCCTTGCTCTATGCAGTTAACAAGCCCGACCAAGTATTCTATTTGGATGCAGCAACAAATACTATTTATTTTCTGACATTGCTTTTGTTCGCATCTGAAGGCATGTTGGCAGTACTACTAGCTTATTCAGGTTATGTAATTTATAAGTCTGTAATTTTCCAGATCTATGCTAATAAACAGCTAACTGATAGTATTTTCAGTTATATAAGTGCAGTTTCTACTCCTGCTGCATCTTCATGTGTTATGGTCATTGTAGTATTAGTTTTTCAGCTTATAAGCAATATGGTACTGAGTAGTTCCATACAGCTGGTAGGATCTATTACTATTGGCATAATGGTGTATGTCTCAATGATCTGGTTTTTTGCGTGGGAAACTTTATTACAAATTAAAACAGCCCTCACAAAAGGGGAGATTGCATAA